A stretch of the Clostridiales bacterium genome encodes the following:
- a CDS encoding peptidoglycan-binding protein: MPVTGRQLAQTVLTALERQGGYIWGQSGATWTQSKQKNLEKKYSSNPEAYADYKYSAKYGSKWIGHPVWDCSGLCRWAMKQHGIAIAHGSNSIWDRYLQKKGKLTDTTVLPEGAAVFTGTDQKKPHIGTYTGDGLVTEASGAIAGVVRTKLYGGKWKYWGLFKGVQYDTPAEDPAAQSPAAESPADPTASTPIPDAPTAPSAQPASSTPVSTVRPTLRKGAKGEPVTAMQQALIRAGFPLPKYGADGKFGNETRSALKAFQKASGLQADGICGPKTWAALEP, encoded by the coding sequence ATGCCCGTTACCGGACGCCAGCTCGCGCAGACTGTCCTCACCGCCCTGGAAAGGCAGGGCGGGTATATCTGGGGACAGTCCGGCGCCACCTGGACCCAAAGCAAACAGAAAAACCTGGAAAAGAAGTACAGCAGCAACCCGGAAGCCTATGCCGACTACAAATACTCCGCGAAATACGGAAGCAAATGGATCGGCCATCCCGTGTGGGACTGCTCCGGCCTGTGCCGCTGGGCGATGAAGCAGCACGGGATTGCCATCGCCCACGGCTCCAATTCCATCTGGGACCGTTACCTGCAGAAGAAAGGAAAGCTCACCGATACCACAGTCCTCCCGGAAGGCGCCGCCGTGTTCACCGGCACGGACCAAAAGAAACCGCACATCGGCACCTATACCGGGGACGGCCTGGTGACGGAGGCTTCCGGCGCCATCGCCGGCGTGGTCCGGACGAAGCTCTATGGCGGCAAGTGGAAATACTGGGGCCTCTTCAAGGGTGTCCAGTATGACACCCCGGCGGAAGACCCGGCGGCCCAAAGCCCAGCCGCAGAAAGCCCGGCCGATCCAACTGCCAGCACGCCTATACCCGACGCTCCAACAGCCCCGTCCGCCCAACCTGCATCCTCAACCCCCGTCTCAACTGTCCGCCCCACCCTGCGCAAGGGCGCGAAAGGGGAGCCCGTTACCGCCATGCAGCAGGCGCTCATTCGGGCGGGCTTCCCGCTGCCGAAGTACGGCGCGGACGGAAAATTCGGCAATGAAACCCGGTCCGCCCTGAAGGCTTTCCAGAAGGCCAGCGGCCTGCAGGCGGACGGCATCTGCGGCCCGAAGACCTGGGCCGCCCTGGAACCATAA
- a CDS encoding phage holin → MINWKIRLMNKQFWLSLIPALALTAQAVAAVFGWEIDLTTAVGRLLTVVNTVFALLVVLGIVVDPTTEGVGDSERALGYEKPYSEERD, encoded by the coding sequence ATGATTAACTGGAAAATCCGCCTGATGAACAAACAGTTCTGGCTCTCCCTGATCCCCGCCCTGGCCCTGACCGCCCAGGCGGTCGCCGCGGTCTTCGGCTGGGAGATTGACCTCACCACGGCCGTGGGCAGACTGCTCACCGTCGTCAACACCGTTTTCGCCCTCCTGGTGGTCCTCGGCATCGTGGTGGACCCCACCACCGAGGGCGTGGGGGATTCCGAACGGGCGCTGGGGTATGAAAAGCCCTATTCGGAAGAAAGAGACTAA
- a CDS encoding MarR family transcriptional regulator, giving the protein MKENAVKLFGLEFRVREVAAKELPLYLSAERTFMKLSGIGMEFLLVRIPADEKTGIVALEKQAALLAEKYGMPAAFGFETISRARRDSLIERNIPFIVDSEQLYLPFLGVALSERFARPKTVNAEKMMPVTQALFLYMLYHCSGKPIMKKDAAEAIGVTRTSLTRASDQLLAMKLITQENRGKESYMILQGTGPELIEKARPFLINPVQKTVTVRNSGEYGKLPLSGESALAKKTMLNEISVPVRAAWKADIQSEGLPEVDIRWEPNANAVELQLWKYDPARFMKDGLVDPVSLAMSFEGNADERIEGAIEEYLEDYSW; this is encoded by the coding sequence ATGAAGGAAAACGCAGTAAAACTGTTTGGCCTGGAATTCCGGGTGCGGGAAGTGGCAGCGAAAGAGCTTCCCCTGTATCTCTCTGCCGAAAGAACCTTCATGAAGCTGTCCGGGATCGGCATGGAATTCCTCCTGGTGCGGATTCCGGCCGACGAGAAAACCGGAATTGTCGCCCTGGAGAAGCAGGCCGCGCTGCTTGCTGAAAAGTACGGAATGCCAGCGGCATTTGGATTTGAGACCATCAGCAGGGCTCGGCGGGACAGCCTGATCGAACGAAACATTCCGTTCATTGTGGATTCGGAGCAGCTGTATCTCCCGTTCCTGGGCGTTGCGCTGAGCGAGCGCTTTGCCCGGCCGAAAACGGTGAACGCGGAGAAGATGATGCCGGTAACCCAGGCACTTTTCCTGTATATGCTCTATCACTGCAGCGGGAAGCCGATCATGAAAAAGGATGCGGCGGAGGCAATCGGTGTGACCCGGACCTCCCTCACGCGGGCCAGTGACCAGCTGCTGGCGATGAAACTCATTACGCAGGAGAACAGGGGAAAGGAATCCTACATGATCCTGCAGGGAACAGGCCCGGAACTAATTGAAAAAGCCCGGCCGTTCCTGATCAATCCCGTACAGAAAACCGTGACCGTCCGGAACAGCGGGGAATACGGAAAGCTGCCGCTGTCCGGGGAATCCGCCCTGGCGAAGAAAACCATGCTGAATGAAATATCCGTTCCGGTGCGGGCGGCCTGGAAAGCGGACATCCAAAGCGAAGGCCTTCCTGAGGTGGATATCCGCTGGGAGCCAAATGCCAATGCGGTGGAACTGCAGTTGTGGAAGTATGATCCCGCCCGGTTCATGAAGGACGGCCTTGTGGACCCGGTTTCGCTGGCCATGTCCTTTGAAGGCAATGCGGATGAACGGATTGAAGGCGCGATTGAAGAATACCTGGAGGATTATTCATGGTAA
- a CDS encoding nucleotidyl transferase AbiEii/AbiGii toxin family protein: MVSGIENFARKFRNYSDCYTVIGGTACAVLMSETDLEFRATKDIDMVLIMEARYREFTKALWEYIREGGYRCGWKNSGYVHFYRFTEPKAGYPFMIELFSREPDYILEAPTGIVPLHIDDETSSLSAILLNDDYYQFMLAGRRMAAGISVLDAEHLIPFKMYAYLDLKDRKARGEHVNDRDLRKHKYDVFRLLRIADRSKTIPVTGLVKEYTERFLREIGEEDIPFAQLGLPLTMEEAMDSLEALYKME; the protein is encoded by the coding sequence ATGGTAAGCGGAATAGAAAACTTTGCCCGGAAGTTCCGGAATTATTCCGACTGCTATACGGTGATCGGCGGAACAGCCTGCGCAGTCCTGATGAGCGAGACGGACCTGGAATTCCGGGCAACGAAGGATATCGATATGGTCCTGATCATGGAGGCCAGGTATCGGGAATTTACGAAAGCCCTTTGGGAATATATCCGCGAGGGCGGATATCGGTGCGGCTGGAAAAACAGCGGATATGTGCATTTTTACCGGTTTACCGAACCGAAAGCCGGATACCCCTTCATGATCGAGCTGTTTTCCCGGGAACCGGATTACATCCTGGAAGCACCGACAGGCATTGTCCCGCTGCATATCGACGATGAAACATCCAGCCTTTCCGCAATCCTGCTGAATGATGACTATTATCAGTTCATGCTGGCAGGGCGCCGGATGGCTGCCGGCATCAGCGTCCTGGACGCGGAGCACCTGATTCCCTTCAAGATGTATGCGTACCTGGACCTGAAAGACCGGAAAGCCAGGGGCGAACATGTGAATGACAGGGACCTGAGGAAGCACAAGTATGATGTATTTCGCCTCCTCCGGATTGCGGACAGGAGCAAAACCATCCCCGTCACCGGACTGGTGAAGGAATACACGGAAAGGTTCCTGAGGGAGATCGGGGAAGAAGATATCCCATTTGCACAGCTGGGCCTTCCGCTTACCATGGAAGAAGCCATGGATTCCCTGGAAGCACTGTACAAAATGGAATGA
- a CDS encoding carbon-nitrogen hydrolase family protein, with product MRVGAYQFRVAGDAETNFARIREGIEKAAGAGVRLLVFPECAVTGYPPRSIPSPSAVDFSAVERIHGELGVLAEKHRMYLVVGTILREEDRFLNSAVVFRPDGKRESYTKRALWGWDRDNFSEGHDPGVFEADSLRIGIRICYEVRFPEYFRELYRQKTDLNIILFYDVSSREYPDRLDLIRGHIRTRAVENVCPVLTCNTCSGFQTAPTGYYDRSGKVLAEAGVGKEKLVFCDFEQTPLGFGEQGRKEISDSLAEGTGM from the coding sequence ATGAGAGTCGGAGCTTATCAGTTCAGGGTGGCAGGAGACGCGGAAACCAACTTTGCCCGCATCCGGGAAGGCATTGAGAAGGCCGCGGGGGCCGGTGTCCGGCTCCTGGTTTTTCCGGAATGCGCGGTCACGGGTTATCCGCCGCGCAGCATTCCCTCCCCGTCCGCCGTGGATTTTTCCGCGGTGGAGCGGATCCACGGGGAGCTCGGGGTGCTGGCGGAAAAGCACCGGATGTACCTGGTGGTTGGAACCATCCTCCGGGAGGAAGACCGATTCCTCAACAGCGCGGTGGTTTTCCGGCCGGACGGGAAGCGGGAATCATATACCAAGCGGGCCTTGTGGGGCTGGGACCGGGACAACTTTTCCGAAGGGCATGATCCGGGCGTCTTTGAGGCGGATTCCCTGCGGATCGGCATCCGGATCTGCTATGAGGTGCGGTTCCCGGAATACTTCCGGGAACTTTACCGGCAGAAGACGGACCTGAACATCATCCTGTTCTACGATGTATCCAGCCGGGAATACCCGGACCGGCTGGACCTGATCCGGGGACATATCCGGACCCGGGCGGTGGAGAACGTCTGCCCGGTCCTGACCTGCAATACCTGTTCCGGTTTCCAGACCGCGCCCACCGGGTATTATGACCGGTCCGGGAAGGTGCTGGCGGAAGCCGGCGTCGGAAAGGAAAAACTGGTGTTCTGTGACTTTGAACAGACGCCCCTGGGCTTCGGTGAACAGGGCCGGAAGGAGATATCTGATTCGCTGGCGGAAGGTACCGGGATGTAA
- a CDS encoding DUF3267 domain-containing protein codes for MIHWVKAMPAPEIDHSVYRPFIRNEWFRKNYMVFAYGLMAVLAVLCFVFRGERGIPVYLRLVSFAAVFLVHESLHILAVRSCRDIYMTRRGLYFWLQPDMEMSKGHFFLFMSLPLLMLSVLPALLSFFVSGPAAAWLKWIAWINGIIAGSDIINTVLILFKPRGAKFYWGYYRIGNQD; via the coding sequence ATGATCCACTGGGTGAAGGCGATGCCGGCGCCGGAGATTGATCATTCGGTATACCGGCCGTTTATCCGGAATGAATGGTTCCGGAAGAATTATATGGTGTTTGCGTACGGGTTGATGGCCGTACTCGCCGTGCTGTGCTTTGTGTTCCGCGGCGAGCGCGGGATCCCCGTATACCTGCGGCTGGTTTCCTTTGCCGCGGTGTTCCTGGTGCATGAGTCGCTGCACATCCTGGCAGTGCGTTCCTGCCGGGATATTTATATGACGCGCCGCGGGCTGTACTTCTGGCTGCAGCCGGATATGGAGATGTCCAAAGGGCATTTCTTCCTGTTCATGTCCCTCCCGCTGCTGATGCTCTCGGTGCTTCCCGCGCTGCTTTCGTTCTTTGTTTCCGGGCCGGCGGCAGCCTGGCTGAAGTGGATCGCGTGGATCAACGGGATCATCGCGGGATCGGACATCATCAACACGGTGCTGATCCTGTTCAAGCCCCGGGGAGCGAAGTTCTACTGGGGGTATTACCGGATCGGGAATCAAGACTAA
- a CDS encoding helix-turn-helix transcriptional regulator, which yields MCCLPSIDLTATGIRIMQLRERTGLSVQDLQDIFGFTTPQAIYKWQRGATLPSLDNLVALAAVFGTTMDAIIVRNGEYTGSEAHSA from the coding sequence ATGTGTTGTTTACCGTCCATTGATTTAACCGCCACGGGAATCCGGATTATGCAGCTCCGGGAGCGGACCGGCCTGTCCGTCCAGGACCTCCAGGATATCTTCGGCTTTACCACCCCGCAGGCCATCTACAAATGGCAGCGCGGGGCCACCCTGCCCTCCCTCGACAACCTCGTGGCCCTGGCCGCCGTCTTCGGCACGACCATGGATGCCATCATCGTACGGAACGGGGAATATACCGGGAGCGAAGCGCATTCCGCGTGA
- a CDS encoding RtcB family protein translates to MEIKGKFATAISYAKEIEDVAEEQIRTMCDQAFTEGCRVRIMPDVHAGKGCTIGTTMTIRGKAVPNVVGVDIGCGMYTTKLADKRVDFARVDEVCHWIPSGMNVWDSPREVFDLEQLRCYRKLQKRNWLKNSLGTLGGGNHFIEIDRSEDGTFWLIIHSGSRNLGKQVCEYYQQLAVDIAEGKEDYKESAPELIERLKAEGREKEIQTELDALRLRLNHKTAPDSLCHLEGQHLEDYLHDVKICQEFAVRNREIMAGLILKKTGMTGLESFHTVHNYIDTDEMILRKGAIAAHAGERVLIPINMRDGSIIAIGRGNEDWNYSAPHGAGRIMSRKKAFETLSLDDYKAAMEGIYTTTATRETLDESPMAYKRMEDILDAVRESVDIVEIIRPVYNFKAAEK, encoded by the coding sequence ATGGAAATCAAGGGTAAGTTTGCGACAGCAATCAGCTACGCAAAGGAAATAGAAGATGTGGCAGAAGAGCAGATCCGGACCATGTGCGACCAGGCTTTCACCGAGGGCTGCCGGGTCCGGATCATGCCCGATGTGCATGCCGGGAAGGGCTGTACCATCGGGACCACCATGACCATCCGGGGCAAAGCGGTTCCCAATGTGGTCGGCGTGGATATCGGCTGCGGAATGTATACGACTAAGCTTGCGGATAAGCGGGTGGACTTTGCCCGGGTGGATGAAGTCTGCCACTGGATTCCCAGCGGCATGAACGTCTGGGATTCTCCCCGGGAGGTTTTTGACCTGGAACAGCTCCGGTGTTACCGGAAGCTTCAAAAGCGGAACTGGCTGAAGAATTCCCTGGGCACCCTGGGAGGCGGCAACCACTTCATTGAGATTGACCGGTCTGAAGACGGAACCTTCTGGCTGATCATCCATTCCGGCAGCCGGAACCTCGGCAAGCAGGTATGTGAATACTACCAGCAACTGGCTGTGGATATCGCCGAAGGCAAAGAAGATTACAAGGAATCAGCCCCCGAACTGATCGAACGGCTGAAGGCGGAAGGCCGCGAGAAGGAAATCCAGACAGAACTGGATGCCCTGCGGCTCCGGCTGAATCACAAGACCGCCCCGGACAGCCTGTGCCACCTGGAAGGACAGCACCTGGAGGATTACCTCCACGATGTAAAGATCTGCCAGGAGTTTGCCGTCCGGAACCGGGAAATCATGGCCGGGCTGATCCTGAAGAAGACTGGCATGACCGGGCTGGAAAGTTTCCACACCGTCCATAACTACATCGATACCGATGAAATGATCCTGCGGAAGGGAGCAATCGCGGCTCACGCCGGAGAACGGGTGCTGATCCCCATCAACATGCGGGACGGCAGTATCATCGCCATCGGCCGCGGGAATGAGGATTGGAACTATTCCGCTCCCCACGGGGCCGGCCGGATCATGTCCCGGAAAAAGGCGTTTGAGACACTTTCCCTGGATGACTACAAAGCCGCCATGGAAGGAATCTACACCACCACCGCTACCCGGGAAACCCTGGATGAATCCCCGATGGCTTACAAGCGGATGGAAGATATCCTGGACGCTGTCCGGGAATCCGTAGACATCGTGGAAATCATCCGTCCGGTTTACAACTTCAAGGCCGCGGAAAAGTAA
- a CDS encoding DUF2828 family protein, with protein sequence MLNELKKEANRTLTENSAATLRTTGSECLDLFATIGALRNAEEQEIIVRFARAYAEDRDLAMKMLFYSRDIRGGLGERRVFRTILKHLADAQPESVRKNLHLVSEYGRWDDLTVLFGTKCEKEAMAVIQEQLAKDLAALEAGENVSLMAKWLPSVNTSSADAVKDAKRIARALGMTEAQYRKTLVRLRAKIRIIENNLRQKDYTFEYSAQPSKAMLKYRKAFHRNDEERYSAFLERVSKGEETIHTATLYPYDIVEKAICFRGDETERKALDVTWNALEDYAPQGNALCVIDGSGSMYGWGTPNPITVALSLGMYFAEHCKGEFHNHFITFSRNPRLVEIKGKDLVEKVQYCETFNEVANTDIQKVFELILSTAVNHRLPQEELPETLYFISDMEFDCCADSAELTNFEYAKRLFEKHGYHLPKVVFWNVQSRNQQQPVSMNEQGVILVSGCTPRIFSMVANGKFDPVLLMKEVLLSERYAPVCA encoded by the coding sequence ATGCTGAATGAACTGAAAAAAGAAGCGAACCGGACCCTGACCGAAAACAGCGCCGCGACCCTGCGGACCACCGGTTCGGAATGCCTGGACCTGTTTGCAACCATCGGGGCGCTTCGGAATGCCGAAGAGCAGGAAATCATCGTCCGCTTTGCCCGTGCATATGCCGAGGACCGCGATCTGGCCATGAAAATGCTGTTCTATTCCCGGGATATCCGGGGCGGCCTGGGTGAGCGCCGGGTATTCCGGACGATCCTGAAGCATCTGGCGGATGCACAGCCGGAGTCTGTCCGGAAGAACCTGCACCTGGTCAGTGAATACGGACGCTGGGATGACCTGACGGTCCTCTTTGGGACCAAATGCGAAAAGGAAGCCATGGCAGTGATCCAGGAGCAGCTGGCGAAAGACCTGGCTGCCCTGGAAGCCGGGGAGAATGTTTCCCTGATGGCCAAGTGGCTGCCGTCCGTAAACACTTCCAGTGCCGACGCTGTGAAGGATGCAAAGCGCATCGCGAGAGCCCTGGGCATGACGGAAGCGCAGTACCGGAAAACCCTGGTACGCCTGCGGGCAAAAATCCGGATCATCGAGAACAACCTGCGGCAGAAGGACTATACCTTCGAGTATTCCGCGCAGCCGTCCAAAGCGATGCTGAAATACCGCAAGGCCTTCCACCGGAATGATGAGGAGCGTTACAGTGCTTTCCTGGAGCGGGTTTCCAAGGGTGAGGAAACCATTCATACCGCCACACTGTATCCGTATGACATCGTGGAAAAGGCCATCTGTTTCCGCGGGGATGAGACAGAGCGGAAGGCGTTGGACGTGACCTGGAACGCGCTGGAGGACTATGCGCCGCAGGGAAACGCCCTGTGCGTCATCGACGGTTCCGGCTCCATGTACGGCTGGGGAACTCCGAATCCGATCACGGTTGCACTGTCCCTGGGCATGTATTTTGCGGAGCATTGCAAGGGTGAATTCCATAACCACTTCATCACCTTCTCCCGGAATCCCCGGCTGGTGGAAATCAAGGGAAAGGATCTGGTGGAAAAGGTGCAGTACTGCGAAACCTTCAACGAAGTGGCCAACACCGATATCCAGAAGGTCTTCGAGCTGATCCTGTCCACGGCAGTCAATCACCGGCTGCCGCAGGAGGAACTGCCGGAAACGCTGTACTTCATCTCCGATATGGAGTTCGACTGCTGTGCTGATAGTGCGGAGCTGACCAACTTCGAATACGCAAAAAGGCTGTTTGAAAAGCACGGTTATCATCTGCCCAAGGTCGTCTTCTGGAATGTCCAGAGCCGGAACCAGCAGCAGCCGGTCAGCATGAATGAACAGGGAGTCATCCTGGTCAGCGGCTGCACACCCCGGATTTTCTCCATGGTGGCTAACGGAAAGTTTGATCCCGTGCTGCTGATGAAGGAAGTCCTGCTCAGCGAACGGTATGCGCCGGTCTGCGCATAA
- a CDS encoding WYL domain-containing protein has protein sequence MLFSEYYGEYYACVSEILSEAVEGTLTREKIGEIAAKQGFGESMLVIPANLRNGNWPLVTPDCKTMIRHIPPHPVTLLQKRWLKTLLLDPRIRLFGLTDEGLEDVQPLFDPGKIVWYDRYSNGDPYEDEGYIERFRLLLEAVKTHRKTQVIFDSHRGAHNNWTVIPYRLEYSSTDDKFRLLCHSKKWSNRTLNLSRITYVRLWGTFDPDEYPVPKLTNESLTLEITNERNALERAMLQFSYLAKRTERTGENTYRMTLHYRQEDETELVIKIISFGPLVRVVEPDRFAALIRERIKKQYRYNLT, from the coding sequence ATGTTGTTCAGTGAATATTACGGCGAATATTATGCCTGTGTCTCTGAGATCCTTTCCGAAGCTGTGGAAGGCACCCTGACCCGGGAGAAGATCGGCGAAATCGCAGCGAAGCAGGGCTTCGGGGAAAGCATGCTGGTCATTCCGGCCAACCTGCGGAACGGAAACTGGCCGCTGGTCACCCCGGACTGCAAAACCATGATCCGCCATATTCCGCCGCATCCGGTTACCCTGCTGCAGAAGCGCTGGCTGAAAACCCTGCTGCTGGATCCGCGCATCCGCCTTTTCGGCCTGACGGATGAAGGCCTGGAGGATGTCCAGCCGCTCTTTGATCCCGGGAAGATCGTATGGTATGACCGGTACAGCAACGGGGATCCCTATGAGGATGAAGGATATATCGAGCGTTTTCGTCTTCTGCTGGAGGCGGTGAAGACGCACCGGAAAACCCAGGTGATCTTTGACAGCCACCGGGGCGCTCACAACAACTGGACTGTGATTCCGTACCGCCTGGAATACTCTTCCACGGACGACAAATTCCGTCTGCTCTGCCACAGCAAGAAATGGAGCAACCGGACGCTGAACCTTTCACGGATAACCTATGTCCGCCTGTGGGGAACCTTCGATCCGGATGAATATCCCGTTCCGAAGCTGACCAATGAATCCCTGACGCTGGAAATCACCAACGAGCGGAACGCGCTGGAACGCGCCATGCTGCAGTTCTCCTACCTGGCCAAGCGTACGGAGCGGACCGGTGAAAATACATACCGGATGACCCTGCACTACCGGCAGGAGGATGAAACGGAACTGGTGATCAAAATCATCTCCTTCGGTCCACTGGTCAGGGTCGTAGAGCCGGACCGTTTTGCCGCCCTCATTCGGGAACGCATTAAGAAGCAGTATCGGTACAATCTCACCTGA